In Spirobacillus cienkowskii, a genomic segment contains:
- a CDS encoding HU family DNA-binding protein: MAKTKSSITTVPTSAIIADVSARFDQLPKKITKEVISAFLEAIEDNVAGGHKVRIDKVGILTCKDRAARKGRNPQTGEEIKIPASKKISFRVAKSLKERVGVAKKASAKKK, encoded by the coding sequence ATGGCAAAGACAAAAAGTTCAATCACAACAGTTCCTACTAGCGCAATCATTGCTGATGTTTCAGCGCGTTTTGATCAGTTACCTAAAAAAATTACGAAAGAAGTTATCTCCGCATTCTTAGAAGCGATTGAAGATAATGTTGCTGGAGGACATAAGGTTCGTATTGATAAAGTTGGAATTTTGACTTGTAAAGATCGTGCAGCACGCAAAGGTCGTAATCCTCAAACAGGCGAAGAAATTAAAATACCTGCTTCAAAGAAAATTAGTTTTCGTGTTGCAAAATCTTTAAAAGAAAGAGTTGGAGTCGCTAAAAAAGCTTCTGCAAAAAAGAAATAA
- a CDS encoding integration host factor subunit alpha, with amino-acid sequence MTLTKDKIVELIRSKTQFSSQEAKNLVESILESIKSKLENGEEVKISGFGKWVVREKRSRPGRNPHTGQRIEISARRVVTFHPSEKLREAVNNADLDDSKVVMAGTHEDDYNE; translated from the coding sequence ATGACTCTAACCAAAGACAAGATTGTCGAATTAATTCGTTCCAAGACTCAGTTTTCTTCACAAGAAGCAAAGAACTTGGTGGAAAGTATTTTAGAATCCATTAAATCTAAACTTGAAAATGGTGAAGAAGTTAAAATTTCCGGTTTTGGAAAATGGGTCGTACGTGAAAAGAGAAGTCGTCCAGGGAGAAATCCTCATACAGGACAACGTATTGAAATCTCTGCGCGTAGAGTGGTGACCTTCCATCCTTCCGAGAAACTAAGAGAGGCTGTTAATAATGCTGACCTAGATGATAGTAAGGTTGTAATGGCAGGTACTCACGAAGATGACTACAACGAATAA
- the trpS gene encoding tryptophan--tRNA ligase, translating to MQEFDLNVTNKPIQKTLSEKKRFLTGVKPTGEVHLGNYFGSVKPCIELSKDSKNEVILMCVDWHGLTNKREIAKPGQLTHPLISIYLALGFEISKNAIILQSDFRQIQENAWYLSCATAVGQLERSHAYKDAIANGKQPTAGLFFYPSLMSADIVTFDSQYVPVGKDQSQHLEYASDMVKLFNNLTATDVFIEPTPIIQDVPLLLGIDGDRKMSKSYNNTIPIFTTKKELEKKVKEIKTDSKTLDEPKNPDDCLIFQIFKTFASTEAINYMKDRLEKGFGYGYGHAKKDFVDEHERVFGTKRELYEYYCNHYSEVRELLQPGYQNAKRYADSVTQRARNALGLRSYL from the coding sequence ATGCAAGAATTCGATCTAAATGTGACAAATAAACCTATCCAAAAAACTTTAAGTGAAAAAAAAAGATTTTTAACTGGTGTAAAGCCAACTGGTGAGGTTCATCTTGGCAATTATTTTGGATCCGTGAAACCTTGTATTGAGCTGTCAAAAGATTCTAAAAATGAAGTTATTTTAATGTGCGTCGATTGGCATGGTTTGACAAATAAGAGAGAAATTGCGAAGCCAGGACAATTGACACACCCTTTGATATCCATTTACCTTGCTCTTGGTTTTGAAATTTCAAAAAACGCAATTATTTTACAAAGTGACTTTAGACAAATTCAAGAAAACGCGTGGTACCTATCCTGTGCAACAGCGGTTGGTCAGTTAGAGCGCTCCCACGCATATAAAGATGCGATTGCAAATGGGAAACAGCCAACTGCAGGTTTGTTTTTTTACCCATCCTTAATGAGCGCCGATATTGTCACTTTTGACAGTCAATATGTTCCTGTTGGTAAGGATCAATCACAGCATCTCGAGTATGCCTCTGATATGGTAAAATTATTTAACAACTTAACTGCAACAGATGTATTTATTGAACCGACGCCTATTATTCAAGACGTACCTTTATTACTAGGTATTGATGGCGATCGGAAAATGAGCAAAAGCTATAATAATACAATACCTATTTTTACAACTAAAAAAGAACTCGAAAAAAAGGTAAAAGAAATTAAAACTGATTCTAAAACCTTAGACGAACCCAAAAACCCAGATGATTGTTTGATTTTTCAAATATTCAAAACGTTTGCGTCAACAGAAGCTATCAACTATATGAAGGATCGATTGGAAAAAGGGTTTGGATATGGCTATGGTCACGCAAAAAAAGATTTTGTTGATGAGCATGAACGTGTGTTTGGAACAAAACGAGAATTGTATGAGTACTACTGCAATCATTATTCCGAGGTTCGCGAATTGTTACAGCCAGGCTACCAAAATGCAAAACGCTATGCGGACTCTGTTACGCAGCGAGCGCGCAATGCTTTAGGTCTTCGCTCTTACCTATAA